A genomic region of Cannabis sativa cultivar Pink pepper isolate KNU-18-1 chromosome 1, ASM2916894v1, whole genome shotgun sequence contains the following coding sequences:
- the LOC115704553 gene encoding cytochrome P450 734A1 — MGPEVLISWVKLLSVFFIVSVFGLNMVVLLWWRPRRIEDHFSKQGIRGPPYRFFIGNVKELVSMMLTASSQPMPNFSHNILPRVLSFYHHWKKIYGGTFIVWFGATGRLTVSDPDLIREIFTSKSEYYEKNEAHPLIKQLEGDGLLSLKGEKWAHHRKIIAPTFHMENLKSMIPVMASTVVEMLEEWRPKMSDTGEIEIDVSNWFQTLTEDVITRTAFGSSYEEGKAIFKLQAKQMLLASDAFQKVFIPGYRFLPTQRNINSWRLNKVIRKSLMKLIDQRRGTKILNDDSKKIEKISCYSSNSSSSCGPKDLLGLMIQASDTPSFKSAITPQDIVEECKSFFFAGKQTTSNLLTWTTVLLAMHPQWQVRARDEVLKVCGARDIPTKDDVVKLKTLSMIINESLRLYPPTVATIRRAKTDVDLGGYKIPRGTELLIPILAVHHDLATWGNDANEFNPARFSDGVARAAKHPLAFIPFGLGVRTCIGQNLAVLHAKLALAIILQRFRFKLSPSYQHAPTVLILLHPQHGAPIIFQRLEEEEGNVVDPARLKE; from the exons atgggacCAGAAGTGTTGATCTCTTGGGTGAAGCTTCTGTCCGTATTCTTCATAGTGAGTGTTTTTGGGCTGAACATGGTAGTGTTGCTTTGGTGGAGACCAAGGAGAATCGAAGACCATTTCTCAAAGCAAGGGATCAGAGGACCCCCATATCGTTTCTTCATTGGGAATGTTAAAGAGTTAGTGTCTATGATGCTTACGGCTTCCTCTCAGCCCATGCCTAATTTCTCCCACAACATACTCCCAAGAGTCCTTTCTTTCTACCATCACTGGAAGAAAATCTATG GTGGAACATTCATAGTCTGGTTCGGAGCCACGGGTCGGCTAACCGTATCCGACCCGGATTTGATCCGTGAAATTTTCACATCCAAGTCTGAATACTACGAGAAAAATGAAGCTCACCCGCTTATTAAGCAGCTCGAAGGCGATGGCCTCTTAAGCCTCAAAGGCGAAAAATGGGCTCACCATCGGAAAATCATCGCTCCTACTTTTCACATGGAGAATCTTAAG TCGATGATACCTGTGATGGCATCAACTGTGGTTGAAATGCTGGAGGAATGGCGGCCCAAAATGTCCGATACCGGCGAGATCGAAATCGATGTTTCAAACTGGTTCCAAACCCTAACCGAGGATGTAATAACCAGAACCGCTTTTGGAAGTAGCTACGAAGAAGGAAAAGCCATTTTTAAGCTCCAAGCTAAACAAATGCTTCTCGCCTCCGATGCTTTCCAGAAAGTTTTCATCCCCGGTTACAG ATTTTTACCAACTCAGAGGAACATAAATTCATGGAGACTGAATAAAGTGATAAGGAAGTCATTAATGAAGTTGATTGATCAGAGGAGAGGGACGAAGATATTGAATGATGATTCGAAGAAGATTGAAAAAATTAGTTGCTATAGTAGTAATAGTAGTAGCAGTTGTGGTCCTAAGGATTTGCTGGGGCTGATGATTCAGGCGTCCGATACGCCGTCGTTTAAGAGCGCTATAACGCCACAGGACATAGTGGAGGAGTGTAAGAGTTTCTTCTTTGCGGGGAAACAGACCACATCTAACCTGCTGACGTGGACGACGGTTCTGCTAGCGATGCACCCACAATGGCAGGTACGGGCACGTGACGAGGTGCTTAAGGTGTGTGGAGCACGTGACATACCCACTAAGGATGATGTTGTCAAGCTCAAGACG CTGAGCATGATCATAAATGAATCACTTCGCTTATACCCGCCGACGGTGGCAACAATCAGACGTGCCAAAACTGACGTGGACCTAGGTGGTTACAAAATCCCACGTGGCACGGAGCTCTTGATTCCAATCTTAGCCGTTCATCATGATCTGGCCACGTGGGGTAACGACGCGAATGAGTTTAACCCGGCTCGATTCTCAGACGGCGTGGCTCGAGCTGCCAAACACCCATTGGCATTTATACCCTTCGGCCTTGGGGTCCGAACCTGTATCGGCCAAAACCTCGCCGTTCTCCACGCCAAGCTAGCGCTGGCGATCATACTTCAACGATTCAGATTTAAGCTCTCCCCGAGCTACCAACACGCGCCGACGGTGCTGATTCTTCTTCATCCCCAGCACGGCGCGCCGATCATATTCCAGCGCTTGGAAGAGGAAGAGGGAAATGTAGTGGACCCCGCACGTCTTAAAGAGTGA